One genomic window of Clostridioides sp. ES-S-0054-01 includes the following:
- a CDS encoding asparaginase has protein sequence MSIKKKVAIVFTGGTISMTVDDKVGAAIPTLSGEQILSMVTNIDKVADVEVFNFDEIPGPHITPYRMMELKNYVNDLLAREDITGVVITHGTDSLEETAYFLDLTIDNIKPVIVTGAMRSSSELGYDGSSNLSASVCTAVSKDAMGKGVLVVLNNEVLLASEATKTNTLSLNTFKSLTSGPLGIIDCNELVLTRDIVNRTIIDTDKVESKVALFKAYVGENADFIRFAVDSGYKGIVIEAMGRGNVPPQMLSGVEYAREKGLPVVIVSRCHSGRVFDSYGYFGSGRDLKNLGCIFGGDLPGQKARIKLILALGKTDNLDEIKDFFEKGIYC, from the coding sequence ATGAGTATTAAGAAAAAAGTTGCCATAGTTTTTACTGGTGGAACTATATCCATGACAGTAGATGATAAAGTCGGAGCTGCTATACCAACTTTATCAGGTGAACAAATATTATCAATGGTTACCAACATTGATAAAGTTGCAGATGTTGAAGTTTTTAACTTTGATGAAATTCCAGGACCTCATATAACACCTTATAGAATGATGGAATTAAAAAATTATGTAAATGATTTATTAGCAAGAGAAGATATTACAGGAGTTGTAATAACACATGGTACAGATAGTTTAGAAGAAACAGCTTATTTTCTAGACCTTACAATTGACAATATCAAACCTGTAATAGTGACAGGTGCTATGAGAAGTAGCTCTGAACTTGGATATGATGGTTCAAGTAATTTATCTGCATCAGTTTGTACTGCAGTATCCAAAGATGCTATGGGCAAAGGTGTCCTTGTAGTTTTAAATAATGAAGTATTGTTAGCTTCTGAAGCTACTAAAACAAATACTCTTTCTCTAAATACATTTAAATCTCTAACTAGTGGCCCATTGGGAATAATTGACTGCAATGAACTTGTCCTTACAAGAGATATTGTAAATAGAACAATTATAGATACTGATAAGGTAGAATCTAAAGTTGCTTTATTTAAAGCATATGTAGGAGAAAATGCTGATTTTATAAGATTTGCTGTTGATAGTGGATATAAGGGTATAGTTATTGAGGCAATGGGTAGAGGTAATGTTCCTCCTCAAATGCTTTCTGGAGTTGAATATGCTAGAGAAAAAGGACTTCCTGTGGTTATAGTTTCTAGATGCCATTCAGGTAGAGTGTTCGATAGTTATGGTTACTTTGGTTCTGGTAGAGACCTAAAAAACCTTGGATGTATATTTGGTGGAGACCTTCCAGGTCAAAAAGCTAGAATAAAACTTATCTTAGCACTTGGAAAAACTGATAACCTTGATGAAATCAAAGACTTCTTTGAAAAAGGAATCTATTGTTAA
- a CDS encoding PTS glucose transporter subunit IIA produces the protein MLNFFKKNKDYKVHAVVSGNSINIEKVNDSVFSKKLMGDGIAIIPNSDVVVAPCDGKVTVLTESKHAFGMVSDEGVEILVHIGIDTVNLQGEGFKNEVSQGDIVKKGNPIISFEREKINSKGIDCTIVMVVLNHSEFSKINCIVENEVVAGQDTVIEIMK, from the coding sequence GTGTTAAATTTTTTCAAGAAAAATAAAGACTATAAAGTACATGCAGTAGTGAGTGGTAATAGCATTAATATTGAGAAAGTAAACGATTCCGTGTTTTCAAAAAAGTTAATGGGAGATGGAATTGCAATTATTCCTAATAGTGATGTTGTTGTAGCTCCTTGTGATGGTAAAGTAACTGTGCTTACAGAGTCAAAGCATGCATTTGGTATGGTTTCAGATGAGGGAGTTGAAATATTAGTCCATATAGGAATTGATACAGTTAATTTACAGGGTGAAGGATTTAAAAATGAAGTGTCTCAAGGAGATATTGTTAAAAAAGGTAATCCAATAATAAGTTTTGAAAGAGAAAAAATAAATTCTAAGGGAATTGATTGTACAATAGTAATGGTTGTGTTAAACCATAGTGAATTCTCGAAAATAAATTGCATAGTAGAGAATGAGGTTGTTGCTGGGCAAGATACTGTTATTGAAATTATGAAATAA
- a CDS encoding threonine ammonia-lyase — protein MINVTLTDVKKARETIKDIVKKTDLLESVKLSEKTGAKVFYKCENLQKTGSFKLRGACNKIASLTDEEKANGVIASSAGNHAQGVALGAKMTGIKSTIVMPATAPLAKVSATKGYGAEVVLNGTVYDDAYAKAVEIQKETGATFLHPFNDKYVIAGQGTISLEIFEQLDNKVDTILCPVGGGGIISGVAVAAKALNPNVKIVGVQTANIPSMKESIKNGKVTTAFNDTTIADGIAVKTPGDLTFEIINELVDEIVVVEETEIAESILFMMESQKIVSEGAGAVCTAAILSGKYVPAKDENVVCIISGGNIDINTLYRIIGVALAKEGRRYSFSTIMEDKPGNFAELTRIISENGGNILSANQGKLSAGEALGKQSAEFILETIDYEHIARIKKAIEEKGFKIIEL, from the coding sequence ATGATAAATGTTACCTTAACAGATGTAAAAAAAGCTAGAGAGACCATTAAGGACATAGTTAAAAAAACTGATTTACTTGAAAGCGTTAAACTTAGCGAAAAAACAGGTGCGAAGGTGTTCTATAAATGTGAAAACCTTCAAAAAACGGGTTCTTTTAAATTAAGAGGAGCTTGTAACAAAATAGCAAGTTTAACAGATGAAGAAAAGGCAAATGGAGTTATAGCTTCAAGTGCAGGAAATCATGCTCAAGGTGTTGCATTAGGGGCAAAAATGACTGGTATAAAATCTACAATAGTAATGCCAGCAACTGCACCTTTAGCAAAAGTTAGTGCAACTAAAGGTTATGGTGCAGAAGTAGTTTTAAATGGTACGGTTTATGATGATGCATATGCAAAAGCTGTTGAAATACAAAAAGAAACAGGAGCAACTTTCTTACATCCATTCAATGATAAGTATGTTATAGCAGGACAAGGAACTATATCTCTTGAGATTTTTGAACAATTAGACAATAAAGTTGATACTATATTATGTCCAGTTGGTGGAGGAGGTATCATCTCTGGTGTTGCTGTTGCAGCAAAAGCTCTAAATCCTAATGTGAAAATAGTTGGTGTCCAAACTGCAAATATACCTTCAATGAAAGAGTCAATAAAAAATGGAAAAGTAACAACAGCATTTAATGATACTACAATAGCTGATGGTATAGCTGTTAAAACTCCAGGAGATTTAACTTTTGAGATAATAAATGAATTAGTTGATGAAATAGTAGTGGTTGAAGAGACAGAAATTGCAGAATCAATATTATTTATGATGGAAAGTCAAAAGATAGTTTCAGAAGGTGCTGGAGCTGTATGTACGGCTGCTATATTAAGTGGTAAGTATGTACCAGCAAAAGATGAAAATGTAGTTTGTATAATATCTGGTGGTAATATAGACATAAATACATTATATAGAATAATAGGTGTTGCTTTAGCTAAAGAAGGAAGAAGATATTCATTTAGTACAATTATGGAAGATAAACCAGGAAACTTTGCTGAATTAACTAGAATAATAAGTGAGAATGGTGGAAACATTTTAAGTGCTAATCAAGGTAAATTATCAGCAGGGGAAGCTCTAGGAAAACAAAGTGCGGAATTTATATTAGAGACAATAGATTATGAACATATAGCTAGAATAAAGAAAGCTATAGAAGAAAAAGGTTTTAAAATTATAGAATTATAA
- the aspD gene encoding aspartate 4-decarboxylase → MKNHTYKEIKNIYGKISPFEFKDKLIDIAKYTAKENNRELLDAGRGNPNWTCSTAREAFFTFGHFAITETRSNWDLGHLAGMPQKKGIKERFFKFINENIDMPGAYLARDIINFGINELGFDGDEFVHELADGIIGDNYPLPDRMLPHMEKIVHDYLVQEMKYDISGKYGDVEIFAVEGATAAMCYIFDSLMANELLKKGDTIALMTPIFTPYLEIPNLPRYDFKVVNINANEVDEKGAHTWQYTKKELEKLRDKSIKALFVVNPNNPASIAMDETSCNNLIDVIENYNKDLMIISDDVYGTFVEDFSSLMSKLPYNTVGVYSYSKYFGVTGWRLGTFALHKKNVFDKKINDLTGELKKSVDKRYSDMSLNPSSLSFMERVVADSRLVALNHTAGLSTPQQVQMAFFSAFALIDKVDAYKKLNMSICHRRQKLLFEALELPINENKNNAAYYTQFDIEEWAKLNYGEDLFKFISKNASPVDVLYKLANDYSVVLLSGNGFYGPEWSIRISLANLYDEAYTKIGKAIREILNGYIVEWQKIKK, encoded by the coding sequence ATGAAAAATCATACTTATAAAGAAATCAAAAACATATATGGAAAAATAAGCCCTTTTGAATTTAAGGACAAATTAATAGATATCGCAAAATACACCGCAAAAGAAAATAACAGGGAATTACTTGATGCAGGTCGTGGAAATCCAAACTGGACTTGTTCAACTGCTAGAGAAGCCTTTTTTACTTTTGGTCACTTTGCCATTACTGAAACTCGTTCTAATTGGGATTTAGGTCACTTGGCTGGAATGCCTCAAAAAAAGGGTATTAAAGAAAGATTTTTTAAATTTATAAATGAAAATATAGATATGCCAGGAGCATATTTAGCTAGAGATATTATAAACTTTGGTATAAACGAACTTGGATTTGATGGAGATGAATTTGTTCATGAACTAGCTGATGGAATTATTGGTGATAATTATCCACTTCCAGATAGAATGTTACCTCATATGGAAAAAATAGTACACGATTACCTAGTTCAAGAAATGAAATACGATATATCAGGTAAATATGGTGATGTAGAGATTTTTGCTGTTGAAGGTGCTACAGCTGCTATGTGTTATATATTTGATTCATTAATGGCAAATGAACTTTTAAAAAAGGGTGATACCATAGCCTTAATGACTCCAATATTTACACCTTATCTTGAAATACCTAATCTTCCTCGTTATGACTTTAAAGTTGTAAATATAAATGCTAATGAAGTTGACGAAAAAGGTGCTCATACATGGCAGTATACTAAAAAAGAATTAGAGAAACTTCGTGACAAATCTATTAAAGCTTTATTCGTTGTTAACCCTAATAATCCTGCATCTATAGCTATGGATGAGACATCTTGTAATAATCTAATAGATGTAATTGAAAATTATAATAAGGATTTAATGATAATATCGGATGATGTCTATGGAACTTTTGTAGAAGATTTTTCATCATTGATGTCAAAACTACCTTACAACACTGTTGGAGTTTATTCTTATTCAAAATATTTTGGAGTTACAGGATGGAGACTTGGTACATTTGCACTTCATAAGAAAAATGTTTTTGATAAGAAAATAAATGATTTAACTGGAGAGCTAAAAAAATCTGTTGATAAGCGTTACAGTGATATGAGTCTTAATCCTTCTAGTCTTTCATTTATGGAAAGAGTTGTTGCTGATAGTAGACTTGTTGCTCTTAACCATACTGCTGGTCTTTCTACTCCACAGCAAGTACAAATGGCATTTTTCTCTGCCTTTGCATTGATTGACAAAGTTGATGCTTACAAAAAACTCAATATGAGTATCTGCCATAGGCGTCAAAAACTATTATTTGAAGCCTTAGAACTTCCAATTAATGAAAATAAAAATAATGCTGCATATTATACTCAGTTTGATATTGAGGAATGGGCTAAATTAAACTACGGAGAAGATTTATTTAAATTTATAAGTAAGAATGCATCTCCAGTAGATGTCCTTTATAAATTAGCTAATGACTATTCAGTAGTTTTACTAAGTGGAAATGGATTCTATGGCCCTGAATGGTCAATTAGAATATCTCTAGCAAATTTATATGATGAAGCTTACACTAAGATAGGAAAAGCCATAAGAGAAATACTAAATGGTTATATTGTTGAATGGCAAAAAATTAAAAAATAA
- a CDS encoding 6-phospho-alpha-glucosidase, with the protein MIITIVGGGSTFTPGIVKSIALREKELELDEIRLFDIDKERQDKVAVVVDWILKEDVKTDIKLTVTNCEKEAYTDATFIFAQMRVGKYEMREQDEKIPLKYGCVGQETCGCGGMAYGLRTIQPMIKVIDDVEKYAKKDYWILNYSNPAAIVSEACRKLRPKARIINICDMPIAIIDMIAGSLNINDVHNIRYDYFGLNHFGWFTSIDYKHRDLMEEIKEYIKENKILLPKSYIENLNKSRSTGNRHAVSSWIHVWESVYTMLESFPKYLPNTYLTYYLLSKETVEHSNINRTRANEVMESREKDLFEGVRHYLETGEISEKAFYAGSHGDWISDLAVSIKNDTRSRFLVITENRGAIPNMPYDAMVEIPAYIGKDGPEVIARGPIPLFQQGLMMQQLNSEKLIVEAYIENSYEKALQAFTLNKTVPSMNVAKEILDEMIEVNKEYWPELR; encoded by the coding sequence ATGATTATTACTATTGTTGGTGGAGGAAGTACATTTACTCCAGGTATTGTTAAGTCGATTGCATTAAGAGAAAAAGAGTTAGAGCTTGATGAAATTCGCTTATTCGATATTGATAAAGAACGTCAAGATAAAGTAGCTGTAGTTGTCGACTGGATATTAAAAGAAGATGTTAAAACAGATATTAAACTAACTGTAACTAATTGTGAAAAAGAAGCTTATACAGATGCTACATTTATATTTGCACAAATGCGTGTTGGTAAATACGAAATGCGTGAGCAGGATGAAAAAATTCCATTAAAATATGGTTGTGTGGGTCAAGAAACTTGTGGTTGTGGGGGGATGGCATACGGACTTCGTACAATACAACCAATGATAAAGGTTATTGACGATGTAGAAAAATATGCTAAAAAAGATTACTGGATATTAAATTACTCTAATCCTGCTGCAATCGTTTCTGAAGCTTGTCGTAAGTTAAGACCAAAGGCAAGGATTATAAATATCTGTGATATGCCAATAGCTATTATAGATATGATAGCTGGGTCATTAAATATCAATGACGTTCATAATATACGCTATGATTATTTTGGTCTAAATCATTTTGGATGGTTTACTTCAATAGATTATAAACATAGAGACTTAATGGAAGAGATTAAGGAATACATAAAAGAAAATAAAATATTACTACCAAAATCTTATATAGAAAACTTAAATAAAAGTCGTAGTACAGGAAATCGCCATGCTGTAAGTAGCTGGATACATGTTTGGGAATCTGTTTATACAATGTTAGAAAGTTTCCCAAAATATTTGCCAAACACTTATTTAACATACTATCTTTTAAGTAAAGAAACAGTGGAACATTCAAATATAAATCGTACTCGTGCAAATGAAGTTATGGAGAGCCGTGAAAAAGATTTATTTGAAGGTGTGAGACATTACTTAGAAACTGGAGAAATTTCTGAAAAAGCATTTTATGCAGGCTCACATGGAGATTGGATTAGTGATTTGGCAGTTTCAATTAAAAATGATACACGTAGTCGTTTTTTAGTTATAACTGAAAATCGTGGAGCTATCCCAAACATGCCATATGATGCAATGGTAGAAATTCCAGCATACATTGGTAAAGATGGTCCAGAAGTTATTGCTCGAGGTCCAATACCTCTATTCCAACAAGGATTAATGATGCAACAACTCAACAGTGAAAAATTGATAGTAGAAGCTTATATTGAAAATAGTTATGAAAAAGCTTTACAAGCATTTACATTAAATAAAACTGTTCCAAGTATGAATGTCGCTAAAGAAATTTTGGATGAAATGATAGAAGTTAATAAGGAATATTGGCCAGAATTAAGATAG
- a CDS encoding PTS transporter subunit EIIC — MKEKLLGGLETFAKAMVQPLMYLSSAGILMVVGVLLTNDMLLGVLPFFKWEPIQIFGNLIYNCIMAIINNLAVIFAIGIPAALAKKEKHKAALIGFMSYIIYLTASNTMLTSLGQLAKESKMLGLIGTGQATILGIQVVDTSVFGGIILGCIAGYVFNRTSSKTFKGALQIYSGANFSFICMFFVSILIGVVSNFIWPLAQQGIASLANVIKDTGTFGLFLYGFLERILVPTGLHHLIYTPFQFSDLGGVLKVGADTVSGAYAIVMTEMNLPVERFSDSIYYMATGFTKMFGYIGIGAAFIYTAYKQNKKKVKATIIPLIITAVLASVTEPLDFMFVFCAPLLFFVHAVIAGLFIALLKIFDVTALCGGNLLVSIIMNTTVGIEKTHWPVMMILGLVQIIVYFVVFSFLIKKFNYKTPGREDESTATDKGQSKPLNLDTDIENIIDGLGGKENVNTVENCITRLRVNVKDESKINEDIINLTPNSGIVRKGKDIQIIFGLHVHEVRRAVEDFLEAY; from the coding sequence TTGAAAGAGAAACTACTTGGAGGATTGGAAACATTTGCAAAAGCAATGGTTCAACCATTAATGTATTTATCAAGTGCAGGGATATTAATGGTCGTAGGGGTACTACTTACAAACGATATGCTATTAGGAGTACTTCCGTTTTTTAAATGGGAACCAATTCAAATATTTGGAAACTTAATTTATAACTGTATAATGGCTATTATTAATAATCTTGCTGTTATATTTGCTATAGGTATTCCAGCTGCACTAGCAAAAAAAGAGAAGCACAAAGCAGCATTAATAGGCTTTATGAGCTATATAATATACCTTACAGCGTCTAATACTATGTTGACCTCACTAGGTCAACTAGCGAAAGAAAGCAAAATGCTTGGATTGATAGGGACTGGACAAGCTACTATTTTAGGTATTCAAGTTGTAGACACAAGTGTATTTGGTGGAATTATTTTAGGGTGTATAGCTGGATATGTATTTAATCGTACAAGTAGCAAAACATTTAAAGGAGCTTTACAGATATATTCTGGAGCAAATTTTAGTTTTATATGTATGTTCTTTGTATCTATTTTAATTGGCGTTGTGAGTAACTTCATATGGCCATTAGCCCAACAAGGAATAGCCTCTCTTGCAAATGTCATCAAAGATACAGGTACATTTGGTTTATTCTTATATGGCTTTTTAGAGAGAATATTAGTACCAACTGGGCTTCACCATTTAATCTATACACCGTTTCAATTCTCTGATTTAGGAGGAGTACTTAAAGTTGGTGCAGATACAGTTTCAGGAGCTTATGCTATAGTTATGACAGAAATGAATTTACCAGTTGAGCGCTTTTCAGATAGTATATACTACATGGCAACTGGATTTACAAAGATGTTTGGCTATATAGGTATAGGAGCTGCATTTATTTATACTGCATATAAGCAAAATAAAAAGAAGGTCAAGGCAACGATTATTCCACTAATAATTACAGCAGTATTAGCCTCTGTAACAGAACCATTAGATTTTATGTTTGTATTCTGTGCACCACTTTTATTCTTTGTACATGCAGTTATAGCTGGGCTTTTTATAGCTTTATTAAAAATATTTGATGTTACTGCATTATGTGGAGGTAACTTATTAGTGTCAATTATAATGAATACTACAGTAGGTATAGAAAAAACACACTGGCCAGTAATGATGATATTAGGGCTTGTACAAATTATTGTATACTTTGTAGTATTTAGTTTCTTAATTAAGAAATTTAATTACAAAACACCAGGTCGTGAAGATGAGAGTACAGCGACAGACAAAGGACAATCAAAACCACTTAATTTAGATACAGATATAGAAAATATAATTGATGGGTTAGGTGGAAAAGAAAATGTTAATACAGTAGAAAATTGTATTACTAGATTACGTGTTAATGTAAAAGATGAAAGTAAGATTAATGAAGATATAATTAACTTAACACCAAACAGTGGAATTGTAAGGAAAGGAAAAGATATACAAATAATTTTTGGGCTTCATGTGCATGAAGTAAGACGTGCAGTAGAAGATTTTTTAGAAGCTTATTAA
- a CDS encoding PRD domain-containing protein translates to MRVVKIFNNNALSTVTNDGKDAILLGLGIGFNKRPGDKVNEDKIEKIYYVQDHMQTKFLELLKNVSPEVMDASQQIISLIPGNEGKFNNKGILSLVEHISFAIDRMKNNVFLPNLMLLDIKMMYSKEFELGVKALDIIYKVCHIHLPEDEAGYIALHFVNLQSNDNLAYDTLKFVKGSVDLIKECYGLELDESSLSTLRFRTHLKFLAQRIFKNEICQDDKMLEMYDYLINNHPKNKEYLEKLNVYIEKEFRYKLDKPEKIYLLLHLTKIL, encoded by the coding sequence ATGAGAGTAGTAAAAATCTTTAATAATAATGCACTATCTACGGTAACTAACGACGGAAAAGATGCTATTTTACTAGGTCTTGGTATAGGTTTTAATAAACGTCCAGGAGATAAAGTTAATGAAGATAAAATAGAAAAGATTTATTATGTTCAAGACCATATGCAGACGAAATTCTTAGAATTGTTAAAAAATGTTAGCCCAGAAGTGATGGATGCTTCGCAACAAATTATAAGTCTTATACCAGGAAATGAGGGGAAGTTTAATAATAAAGGAATATTATCTTTAGTAGAACATATTAGTTTTGCAATAGATAGGATGAAAAATAATGTTTTTTTACCTAATTTAATGCTTTTGGATATAAAGATGATGTATTCAAAAGAATTTGAATTGGGAGTAAAAGCTTTAGACATTATATACAAAGTATGTCATATCCATTTGCCTGAAGATGAAGCAGGTTACATAGCTTTACATTTTGTTAATTTACAATCAAATGATAATTTGGCATATGATACTTTAAAATTTGTAAAAGGTAGTGTGGATTTGATTAAAGAATGTTATGGATTAGAATTAGATGAATCTAGTTTAAGTACATTACGTTTTAGAACTCATCTTAAATTTCTTGCCCAAAGAATTTTTAAGAATGAAATTTGTCAGGATGATAAAATGCTTGAGATGTATGATTATTTAATTAACAATCATCCTAAAAATAAAGAATATTTAGAAAAGTTAAATGTATATATTGAAAAAGAATTTAGATATAAATTAGATAAACCTGAAAAAATTTATTTACTACTACACCTAACAAAAATATTATAG
- a CDS encoding VanZ family protein, whose protein sequence is MEIVSNNQSGVEIQLSLFEAIKDLLLINPIFLLGTILIGISLVVIFKKNSDIPKVKTSILSLAMYYYLCVALSHIVGIPTLSECIRLSQLGETFFNPNINLIPFSDGFSLSFILNILLFVPLGFLCPLISKTFERLRNTFLIGFGLSLFIETIQLFTLHRATDIDDLLTNVIGTIIGYFCFKLIAKLRIVKLHSDDDSMEQDYTVCIPIAIIIVALILGFFS, encoded by the coding sequence ATGGAGATTGTATCAAATAATCAATCAGGTGTAGAAATTCAACTCAGTCTGTTTGAAGCTATCAAAGATTTATTGTTAATTAATCCTATTTTCTTGTTGGGAACTATCTTGATTGGTATTTCCTTAGTTGTAATATTCAAGAAAAATAGTGATATTCCAAAGGTCAAAACATCTATTTTATCACTGGCAATGTATTATTACTTATGTGTAGCACTATCGCATATTGTTGGTATCCCTACACTCAGTGAATGTATAAGACTTTCACAGTTAGGAGAAACGTTCTTTAATCCAAACATAAATCTTATTCCTTTTAGTGATGGATTTAGTTTGAGCTTTATTTTGAATATTTTACTTTTTGTCCCATTAGGTTTTTTATGTCCGCTTATCAGCAAAACTTTTGAACGTTTGAGAAATACATTCTTGATTGGTTTTGGATTATCTCTCTTTATCGAAACTATTCAGCTTTTTACGTTACACAGAGCAACCGATATAGACGACTTACTCACGAATGTAATTGGAACAATAATAGGCTATTTCTGCTTCAAACTGATTGCTAAATTGCGAATTGTAAAACTACATTCAGATGATGACTCTATGGAACAGGATTACACAGTATGTATTCCGATTGCCATTATAATAGTTGCCCTTATATTGGGATTTTTTAGTTAA
- a CDS encoding RidA family protein, whose product MKHEVIHTNDAPAALGPYSQAIKAGNLLFVSGQVPLVPETMEVVEGDVQAQTAQSLKNLKAILAESGADFSNVVKTTVFIKDMNEFGAINEVYAEYFGENKPARACVEVARLPKDVKVEIEVIAVL is encoded by the coding sequence ATGAAACATGAAGTAATACATACTAATGATGCACCAGCAGCTTTAGGACCATATTCTCAAGCTATAAAAGCTGGAAATTTATTATTTGTATCTGGACAAGTTCCTCTTGTACCAGAGACTATGGAAGTAGTTGAAGGAGATGTACAAGCTCAAACTGCTCAATCTTTAAAAAATCTTAAAGCTATATTAGCTGAAAGCGGAGCTGATTTTTCAAATGTAGTTAAGACTACAGTGTTTATAAAAGATATGAATGAATTTGGAGCTATAAACGAAGTTTATGCTGAATATTTTGGAGAAAATAAACCAGCAAGAGCTTGTGTAGAAGTTGCTAGATTACCAAAAGACGTTAAAGTTGAAATAGAAGTAATAGCTGTATTATAA